A stretch of the Methylacidiphilum caldifontis genome encodes the following:
- a CDS encoding AAA family ATPase, whose amino-acid sequence MKKRTDLVYSSDMKDFAPSLIFPEGYIVTDIAAKRVVECAVHSMGEGTELSAVLLDGPPGVGKTFLGKAVAKALSARLLLFQFFPGCGKEELLRDKAIDGSILAGIIPLAVSSSQENKTVLILNELDKADVSVDSFLLDFINESQIFVPQLGGELKANNNNLLIVITKNDLRDATEALLRRCRVIYMNWPSVENEIKLIMKYNPWVTKKLCTIFIETANQLRRHPGVKKKPSPPEIVRLISDCWRIRNQQMSLLEWSQFLIAGILPLPQDRKYLEQNPMSMAAEVRSELAEIMTQKHPKICSNGR is encoded by the coding sequence ATGAAAAAAAGAACAGATTTAGTTTATTCTTCAGATATGAAAGATTTTGCTCCTAGCCTGATCTTTCCTGAGGGTTATATCGTAACAGATATCGCTGCAAAAAGGGTAGTAGAATGTGCTGTTCATTCGATGGGAGAGGGGACTGAACTTTCAGCAGTTTTGCTAGATGGTCCGCCTGGGGTCGGTAAAACCTTTTTAGGCAAAGCGGTTGCCAAGGCCCTGAGTGCAAGACTGCTTTTATTTCAATTCTTTCCTGGTTGCGGAAAAGAAGAACTTCTTCGAGACAAGGCCATAGATGGTAGCATCTTAGCTGGGATTATTCCTCTAGCCGTTTCTTCTTCTCAAGAAAATAAAACTGTTCTTATTCTTAATGAATTAGATAAAGCAGATGTTTCCGTTGATAGTTTTCTTCTCGATTTCATAAACGAATCTCAAATTTTTGTTCCTCAATTAGGAGGGGAATTAAAAGCGAATAACAATAATCTTCTCATCGTTATTACAAAAAATGATCTGCGGGATGCTACAGAAGCCTTGCTCAGGAGATGTCGTGTCATATACATGAATTGGCCATCTGTAGAAAATGAAATAAAACTGATTATGAAGTACAATCCCTGGGTGACAAAAAAATTATGTACAATTTTTATTGAAACAGCAAACCAGTTGCGCAGACATCCAGGTGTAAAAAAAAAGCCTTCACCCCCAGAAATCGTTCGACTCATCAGCGATTGTTGGCGCATCCGTAATCAGCAAATGTCTCTTTTAGAATGGAGCCAATTCTTGATTGCAGGCATTTTACCGTTGCCTCAAGATCGGAAATATCTCGAGCAAAATCCGATGTCGATGGCTGCAGAAGTCAGAAGTGAACTGGCAGAAATTATGACTCAAAAACATCCAAAAATCTGTTCTAATGGAAGATAA
- a CDS encoding flagellar export protein FliJ codes for MNYIVNRLHDIQDIVRDNDEHIQHIDQMISGTKQISQQLASINSITAYGNAVAQVHIPQSPYDNNSSSLGSSSLFPSLGQNQPFALNTALTQLPYGLQFDGNQFNGMGLGYVGNIMGLSGLPIGLDAYPPFMLISLNPQQFAIASSLAQPFMASSGNWGPLAGGLGLMAMNFFPMYMASNPLFNNIGGLSNLAGPLSWATLGAQNFFPNNLNAQVPLGSLLPAILGQAMIIGSNALVRPSTLSDPLYQSVMWTGNALQQLLFWINSGSLRNGFYSPINGYNYSNAYGLSPNLSDIYTAGAFGAVEDYLIKSNQRSKSNFLFSFVQNHAQEIVQCSLRAKPTEPVIPLERSDKAVFPYSSLLSFNNKDFTSEKKTLCEVGHQREEIKIIPVQFTSPSWGSGTLVTGISPQSYQSYMLLIQANTLRIQQNVAIERLDAQLYQDTLNVIQQLNQLEANLKSLRMQCQQNYLLAIPQISQLEITVVNQISNQQQYLERLKNNIENYRQTRYQLLLERLHIIEMMKEKAALEAGQAASHYLNEIQSQLPSTAQAETNM; via the coding sequence ATGAATTACATTGTGAACAGGCTGCACGACATCCAAGATATTGTCAGAGACAACGATGAGCACATCCAACATATTGATCAGATGATTTCTGGTACTAAGCAGATAAGCCAGCAGTTGGCTTCTATTAATTCTATTACAGCCTATGGAAATGCTGTTGCTCAAGTCCATATTCCACAAAGTCCTTATGATAACAACTCTAGTTCTTTGGGCTCCTCTTCTCTTTTCCCTTCATTAGGGCAAAATCAGCCTTTCGCTTTAAATACCGCGCTTACACAACTTCCTTACGGTCTTCAGTTTGATGGGAATCAATTTAACGGAATGGGATTAGGATATGTAGGAAACATAATGGGTTTATCGGGCCTTCCTATTGGTTTAGATGCGTATCCCCCATTTATGCTCATTTCTCTTAATCCTCAACAATTTGCTATTGCATCCTCTCTTGCACAACCTTTCATGGCATCTAGTGGTAATTGGGGTCCTCTAGCGGGAGGATTAGGGCTTATGGCGATGAATTTCTTTCCCATGTATATGGCTTCAAATCCTCTGTTTAATAACATTGGGGGTCTGTCGAATTTAGCTGGACCGTTGAGTTGGGCAACTCTTGGCGCACAAAATTTTTTTCCAAATAATCTTAATGCACAAGTTCCCTTAGGTTCTCTGTTGCCTGCTATTCTGGGACAAGCCATGATTATTGGGTCTAATGCCTTGGTTCGACCATCGACTCTCAGCGATCCTCTCTACCAATCTGTGATGTGGACTGGCAATGCTTTGCAGCAACTCCTTTTCTGGATAAACAGTGGCTCTTTACGCAATGGTTTTTATAGTCCTATTAATGGATATAATTATTCTAATGCCTATGGATTAAGCCCTAATCTTTCTGATATCTATACGGCTGGGGCGTTTGGAGCTGTAGAAGATTATTTGATAAAGTCCAACCAAAGAAGTAAATCTAACTTCTTGTTTTCCTTTGTTCAAAATCATGCACAAGAAATTGTGCAATGCTCGTTGAGAGCAAAACCAACTGAACCGGTTATACCTCTTGAAAGGTCGGACAAGGCTGTTTTCCCCTACTCCTCCCTATTGTCTTTTAATAATAAAGACTTCACTTCAGAAAAGAAGACTTTATGTGAAGTAGGACATCAAAGGGAGGAAATAAAAATTATTCCTGTTCAATTTACTTCTCCAAGTTGGGGTTCGGGAACTTTAGTGACAGGGATAAGTCCTCAGTCCTATCAATCCTATATGCTTTTAATACAGGCAAATACGCTAAGAATACAGCAAAATGTCGCTATAGAAAGGCTGGATGCTCAATTATATCAAGATACACTGAATGTTATTCAACAATTAAATCAACTGGAAGCTAATCTTAAATCCTTAAGGATGCAATGTCAGCAAAATTATCTCTTAGCCATACCCCAAATATCCCAGCTTGAAATAACGGTGGTCAACCAGATCAGTAATCAACAACAATATTTAGAAAGATTAAAAAATAACATAGAAAATTATAGGCAGACTCGTTATCAGCTTCTGCTCGAAAGACTTCATATTATCGAGATGATGAAAGAAAAAGCAGCATTAGAAGCAGGACAGGCCGCCTCACATTATTTGAATGAAATACAGAGTCAACTGCCTTCTACGGCTCAAGCAGAGACGAATATGTAA
- a CDS encoding DEAD/DEAH box helicase family protein, producing the protein MKTEIEKYHVLNKYIFSLLGINDFRDLQQKLQEQLKDVSVGAGNIIRLLDNLRKDKLSEADLLRYNSNIQSYVEAINKYRRELISLKYFQYLAVLFTDIVLDNLKNKKKEFLAELNEFLKSYKQKQDIEIIDEFTEKDLNKLAFWMATGSGKTLIMHINYYQFLRYKIFSPESILLITPNEGLSKQHFEELRKSGIPCQLYSGSFSCDFRNDNQLLVIEITKFVEEKKGDGLTLSVSSFEGRKLIFVDEGHKGKREEQKWAAIRNKLAENGFVFEYSATFGQILSERNQQTLREYAKSILFDYSYKYFYLDGYGKDFSVLNVGQPKISDQEFQEIMFVANLLSFYEQLLVYEQNNNLAKEHNIERPLWIFVGTTVTGKEGNSDVIQILELINKAIKYEDWLKKSVNDILQGNTKLKNEEGLDVFSDKFTYLKSRRVNIDDLYRKVFCGRGSLCIYELKNSEGELGLKISEKEYFGVINIGDVSGFKKQLEKDGISIEQDAISTSLFEDIKREGSKINLLIGAKKFIEGWDSWRVSSMGLLNIGTGHGPQIIQLFGRGIRLKGKGMSLKRSKRNEIHPLETLNIYGIKADYLSKFLEAIRREDVEFETIQIPIEPLHENRWRTLYILSKDKNKKFEEEKVLKFDIDDKIRFSIDPLPKASVYLSSERKEGKITKEKIKENVQSSKFPADKMDILDWDRIWQEVCEIKVAKGYWNLVLDRNGLKRLLLSNRFKVIGLPDIFDIKRKEDLLRVEEIALLVIKKYLDLFYENHAKRFETENLYYTTIGTQSPLSALEKEYGYTIQIDKTKRKNDLITGIKKLAKDLIELFNDDDKLLPRIYFDRLLYVPILLQNKNIDKISPVGLVDSEYKFVKGLREYWNNNQDKYMGVEIYLLRNYPFSGVGFQLQWAKFYPDFIMWVKENNKQTIVFIDPKGLIHSKGLHDEKIQFSKEIKDIEKGLKNSNIQLESFILSVTSYDELVKGRNNPPTQKEYENNHLLFLDDNSWCEKLFTCLKMA; encoded by the coding sequence GTGAAGACTGAGATTGAAAAGTATCATGTATTAAATAAATACATTTTTTCTCTTCTTGGCATCAATGATTTTAGAGATTTACAGCAGAAGTTGCAAGAGCAGTTAAAGGATGTTTCTGTTGGAGCAGGCAATATTATCCGATTACTTGATAATCTTAGGAAAGACAAACTATCCGAAGCTGATCTTCTTAGATACAACTCAAACATTCAATCCTATGTAGAAGCAATAAACAAATACAGGCGTGAGCTCATTTCTCTAAAATATTTTCAATACCTAGCAGTGCTTTTTACCGATATTGTCTTGGATAATCTGAAGAATAAAAAAAAAGAGTTTTTGGCTGAGTTGAATGAATTTTTGAAGAGCTATAAACAAAAGCAGGATATTGAAATCATAGACGAATTTACTGAAAAAGATTTAAACAAACTTGCTTTTTGGATGGCAACGGGCTCTGGCAAGACATTGATAATGCATATCAACTATTACCAATTTTTGAGATATAAAATTTTTTCTCCAGAGAGTATTCTTCTTATCACTCCAAATGAAGGGCTTTCAAAACAGCACTTCGAAGAATTACGCAAAAGTGGAATTCCTTGTCAACTTTATTCAGGCAGTTTCAGCTGTGACTTTAGAAATGATAATCAACTTCTAGTCATAGAGATTACCAAATTTGTCGAGGAAAAGAAGGGGGATGGGCTGACGTTATCGGTTAGTTCGTTTGAGGGTAGAAAACTTATTTTTGTAGATGAAGGGCATAAAGGTAAAAGAGAAGAGCAAAAGTGGGCAGCAATTAGAAATAAGCTTGCCGAAAATGGCTTTGTTTTTGAATACAGTGCTACGTTCGGGCAGATTTTAAGTGAGAGAAATCAACAGACACTTCGTGAATACGCCAAATCTATCCTTTTTGACTATTCTTATAAATACTTTTATCTCGATGGATATGGTAAGGACTTTTCTGTTTTAAATGTGGGACAGCCAAAAATCTCGGATCAAGAATTCCAAGAGATAATGTTTGTAGCAAATCTTTTGTCTTTTTATGAGCAGCTCTTGGTATATGAGCAAAATAATAATTTAGCTAAAGAGCATAACATTGAAAGGCCTCTCTGGATTTTTGTTGGAACAACAGTCACTGGAAAGGAAGGCAATTCAGATGTTATTCAGATTCTTGAACTCATAAACAAGGCTATCAAATATGAAGATTGGCTTAAGAAGAGCGTAAATGATATTTTACAAGGAAATACAAAGCTAAAAAATGAAGAAGGCTTGGATGTATTTAGCGATAAATTTACGTACCTCAAAAGCAGAAGAGTAAATATTGATGACTTATATCGCAAGGTTTTCTGTGGAAGGGGAAGTTTATGTATATATGAACTTAAAAATAGCGAGGGAGAACTTGGGTTAAAGATCTCTGAGAAAGAATATTTCGGAGTTATAAATATCGGTGATGTCTCTGGGTTTAAGAAGCAGCTAGAGAAAGATGGAATTTCTATAGAGCAGGATGCAATATCAACTTCTCTTTTTGAGGATATCAAAAGAGAAGGCTCAAAGATCAATCTACTCATTGGAGCCAAGAAGTTTATTGAAGGATGGGATAGCTGGCGTGTTTCCTCAATGGGGCTTCTCAATATTGGTACAGGGCATGGACCTCAGATTATTCAGTTGTTTGGAAGAGGAATAAGATTAAAAGGTAAAGGAATGTCTCTTAAGAGAAGCAAGAGAAACGAAATCCACCCATTAGAGACGCTCAACATTTATGGCATTAAAGCTGATTATCTGAGTAAATTTTTAGAGGCAATACGGAGGGAAGATGTAGAATTTGAGACTATTCAAATACCTATAGAGCCTTTGCATGAAAATAGGTGGAGAACACTTTACATATTATCCAAAGATAAGAACAAAAAGTTTGAGGAGGAAAAAGTTCTAAAGTTCGATATTGACGATAAAATTCGCTTCTCAATTGATCCTCTTCCAAAAGCCTCAGTATATTTATCATCAGAGAGAAAGGAAGGGAAAATTACAAAAGAGAAGATAAAAGAAAATGTTCAGAGCTCGAAATTTCCAGCTGATAAAATGGATATACTTGATTGGGATAGGATATGGCAGGAGGTTTGTGAAATTAAAGTTGCCAAAGGTTACTGGAATTTGGTTTTGGATAGAAACGGACTAAAAAGATTACTTTTATCAAATAGGTTCAAAGTAATAGGGCTTCCAGATATTTTTGATATCAAAAGGAAGGAGGATTTGCTACGTGTCGAAGAGATTGCTCTTTTGGTTATAAAAAAGTATCTGGACTTGTTCTATGAAAACCATGCTAAGCGCTTTGAGACAGAAAACCTATATTACACTACTATTGGAACACAATCGCCTTTGTCTGCTCTTGAGAAAGAGTATGGCTATACAATACAAATAGATAAAACTAAAAGAAAAAATGATCTGATTACGGGTATAAAAAAACTGGCCAAGGATTTAATAGAACTGTTTAATGACGATGATAAACTTCTGCCAAGGATCTATTTTGATCGCCTCCTCTATGTGCCCATATTGCTTCAGAACAAGAACATAGACAAAATTTCTCCAGTAGGATTGGTGGACAGTGAGTATAAGTTTGTAAAAGGTTTGAGGGAATATTGGAATAATAACCAAGACAAATACATGGGTGTTGAGATATATCTTCTTAGAAATTACCCATTCTCTGGCGTGGGTTTTCAACTGCAGTGGGCAAAATTTTATCCAGATTTTATTATGTGGGTAAAAGAGAATAATAAACAAACAATCGTCTTTATAGACCCAAAGGGATTAATTCACAGCAAGGGATTACACGATGAAAAAATACAGTTTTCAAAAGAAATTAAGGATATAGAAAAGGGGCTTAAAAATAGCAATATTCAATTGGAATCATTTATACTCTCTGTCACTTCCTATGATGAATTGGTTAAAGGAAGAAACAACCCGCCGACTCAAAAAGAATATGAAAATAACCATCTCTTATTCTTGGATGATAATAGCTGGTGTGAAAAGTTGTTTACCTGTTTGAAAATGGCGTAA
- a CDS encoding sigma factor encodes MKSNCSEINETEWWKESIKKFQQALHEEKLALLEIPSIKKILIERIIHLHEPSKQKRISAIEVVFLVSLILSRKKNNAQKILSTLDKLRLNILWWNRLREEAEKDKGDQAKIWRNKRLNLAQVTDPLIIKGVELVNKVVKTKNLNIKEAVFSDGLVGFYRALEKYNPSLSHPFPPYALYWIKNEISSEAHKSKTVQISSYQKKKNAQFQEEFTQRYSENNLTLMSLDSPINDAGDPFHEVIPSQKTIPLPSDNEDLKKEWLQIMDRVPMDFRPVLALRYYYPIWEVRSDQYFLGSEVFHCRQTLSFKRILIGINKNSPKAKDIQD; translated from the coding sequence ATGAAAAGTAATTGTTCAGAGATTAATGAAACAGAGTGGTGGAAAGAATCGATAAAAAAGTTTCAACAAGCTCTCCATGAAGAAAAACTTGCTTTGTTAGAAATTCCTTCAATAAAAAAGATTCTCATTGAAAGAATTATCCATCTCCATGAACCTTCTAAACAAAAAAGAATAAGTGCTATAGAAGTTGTTTTTCTTGTTTCATTAATTCTTTCTAGAAAAAAGAATAATGCTCAAAAAATTTTATCAACTTTAGATAAACTTCGATTAAATATATTGTGGTGGAATAGATTAAGAGAAGAAGCAGAAAAAGATAAGGGGGATCAAGCAAAAATATGGAGAAATAAAAGATTGAACCTTGCTCAGGTTACCGATCCTTTAATCATTAAGGGTGTGGAATTAGTTAACAAGGTAGTAAAAACGAAAAACTTAAATATAAAAGAGGCTGTATTTAGTGATGGACTCGTTGGATTTTACAGAGCCTTAGAAAAATATAATCCTTCTTTATCCCATCCTTTTCCCCCTTATGCTTTATACTGGATCAAAAATGAAATTTCTTCTGAAGCCCACAAATCAAAAACTGTTCAGATCAGTTCTTATCAAAAGAAAAAAAACGCACAGTTCCAAGAAGAATTTACTCAAAGATATTCTGAAAATAATCTTACATTAATGAGCTTAGACTCCCCCATAAATGACGCTGGAGATCCCTTTCATGAAGTTATTCCTAGTCAAAAAACTATTCCTTTACCCTCTGATAATGAAGATCTTAAAAAAGAATGGTTGCAAATTATGGATAGAGTCCCAATGGATTTTAGGCCTGTTTTAGCTTTAAGATATTATTATCCTATATGGGAGGTGCGATCCGATCAGTATTTTTTAGGGAGTGAGGTTTTTCATTGTCGCCAGACTCTCTCTTTCAAAAGAATTTTAATTGGGATAAATAAAAACTCTCCAAAAGCTAAAGACATCCAGGATTAA
- a CDS encoding zinc ribbon domain-containing protein produces the protein MLMPFLTKILSLKPSFTLERNSLWIAFDTFLGYKLHWLGGWLGTVSAPYTSQTCPVPECGHVSQANRSRQTTFRCKRCGYEGHADTVGAMNTLRAGLARIACSPV, from the coding sequence ATGTTAATGCCATTCCTGACGAAGATATTAAGCCTTAAGCCCAGCTTTACGTTAGAAAGAAATAGCCTTTGGATTGCATTTGACACGTTCTTGGGTTACAAGCTCCACTGGTTGGGGGGGTGGCTGGGGACCGTATCGGCCCCGTACACGAGCCAGACTTGTCCGGTGCCGGAATGCGGACATGTAAGCCAAGCGAATCGGTCGAGGCAAACGACATTCCGTTGCAAGAGGTGCGGGTATGAGGGCCATGCCGACACAGTGGGAGCGATGAACACATTAAGGGCTGGACTGGCCCGGATCGCCTGTTCTCCGGTGTAG
- a CDS encoding site-specific DNA-methyltransferase, whose translation MILAEKMEQVFMELFLLRDGKFPEPIMSTIEKFQNLLKKLFQFESSDLDFGIYRILNYKRDKVEKFINEDLKEKIETAFAKHKDERLTNINQNLKKLKERVIQALGEDAFSSTGELKEAFWNRPIGREYLSVKAQKEEAETIDEIKLQVFNDLYNFFSRYYEEGDFIPHYRYSIKGHKYAIPYNGEEIKLYWANSEQYYTKTGLLFRDYIFKANNYKVIFRIVSAKEELASNKATKQRFFILDNIIEDKNLIICFQYRELTEVEEKDYGIESGNNTVKQEKINQKTYEETLKKVKDVILKGVLGKEYNIENKTPFLLYQLNRFTAKNTRDYFIHKNLKKFLSDQLDYFIKAEVLDIETLEKERFLDKHLTRAKVVREIGQNVIDFLSQIENFQKKLWEKKKFVLKTEYVITTDRLPEEFYDKIWDNTEQKKEWDDLGFEIPKEKGDLRQSKLPIDTKYFSQQFKEKLLEKLTENDNLDDLLDGLLIKSENWQALNLLQEKYKQKVQTIYIDPPYNTGSDGFLYRDKYQHSSWLSMMENRLGVARELLRENGVFFVSIDDNEVNNLRIITSASFKEIEIIKVKMREPSRQLAQKSLFQKSIEYCLSLSKGTKPSIQLRRIEYEFKEYRYKIIEKTKPNRVFNIGKYKIEEFLPGQYEILEISDIKDPWIAKAISIRGKIKTAQFTGKFYEENLRPFFEKEKNYDVLYKVYGIGDDGFGFRYIKNPSQKTINAVYYQGVPINVRKSLDNPIKEISYYDYYDFEKEMNNESKFIRDMELIPIISIKPVEFIEFLLSMVKTNKENIILDFFAGSGTTAHAVMKLNKKDGNKRKFILVEMADYFDTVIIPRIKKIACSFNWEDGHPQDTNGPGVFFKYHILEQYEDTLDNIALIENQKIEDLFKDEYLLKYFLDYETKESPCLLNIENLKKPFDYKLKVNLQEVGEPREQIIDIPETFNYFLGIKINKIKTRENNNRKYMFIGGEKEGKHVAIVWREYDDFWSNDDFKKDKEFIIQELDPWAPQILYINGQSVLTPQLGRHTVEIRYIEPEFKKMIE comes from the coding sequence ATGATCCTTGCAGAGAAGATGGAACAGGTTTTCATGGAGCTTTTTCTGCTGAGAGACGGAAAATTCCCAGAACCCATCATGAGCACAATTGAGAAGTTTCAGAACTTACTAAAGAAGCTTTTCCAGTTTGAGTCTTCGGATTTAGACTTCGGGATCTATCGTATTTTGAATTATAAACGAGATAAAGTTGAGAAGTTTATTAATGAGGACCTTAAAGAGAAAATTGAAACTGCCTTTGCCAAACATAAAGATGAAAGATTAACCAATATAAATCAAAATCTTAAAAAGCTGAAAGAAAGGGTCATTCAAGCATTAGGAGAAGATGCGTTTAGTTCAACTGGAGAACTGAAAGAAGCGTTTTGGAATAGACCAATCGGAAGAGAGTATCTTTCGGTAAAAGCACAGAAGGAAGAGGCTGAGACTATCGACGAAATCAAATTACAAGTTTTCAATGATCTCTATAACTTTTTCTCCCGATACTATGAAGAAGGCGATTTTATCCCTCATTACCGCTATTCAATAAAAGGGCATAAGTATGCTATTCCTTATAATGGCGAAGAGATCAAGCTCTACTGGGCAAATTCAGAGCAGTATTACACAAAAACAGGCCTTCTTTTCAGAGATTACATATTCAAAGCAAATAATTACAAGGTTATCTTCCGTATAGTTTCAGCCAAAGAAGAGCTTGCTTCCAACAAAGCCACAAAGCAAAGGTTTTTTATTCTTGATAATATCATTGAAGATAAAAACTTAATCATCTGTTTCCAATATAGAGAGCTTACTGAAGTAGAAGAAAAGGATTATGGGATAGAAAGCGGAAACAACACTGTAAAACAAGAGAAGATCAACCAGAAAACTTATGAAGAAACATTAAAGAAAGTTAAAGATGTTATATTAAAGGGGGTCCTTGGAAAGGAATATAACATTGAAAATAAAACCCCTTTTCTTCTTTATCAGTTAAACAGGTTTACTGCTAAAAACACAAGGGATTATTTCATCCACAAAAACCTAAAGAAATTTCTCTCTGACCAGCTGGACTACTTTATAAAAGCTGAGGTTTTGGACATAGAGACACTGGAAAAAGAAAGATTTTTAGATAAGCACCTAACCCGTGCCAAAGTAGTGCGGGAAATTGGCCAGAATGTAATTGATTTTCTCTCTCAGATTGAAAATTTTCAAAAGAAATTATGGGAGAAAAAGAAGTTTGTCTTGAAAACGGAATATGTAATTACGACGGACCGGCTACCCGAGGAATTTTATGACAAGATATGGGACAATACGGAGCAGAAAAAAGAATGGGACGATTTGGGCTTTGAAATACCTAAAGAAAAAGGGGATTTAAGGCAAAGTAAACTCCCTATTGATACAAAATACTTCAGTCAACAATTCAAAGAAAAACTTCTTGAGAAGCTTACTGAGAATGACAACTTAGATGATTTGCTCGATGGGTTACTGATAAAATCCGAAAACTGGCAGGCATTGAATTTACTTCAAGAGAAGTATAAACAAAAGGTTCAGACGATTTATATTGATCCTCCATATAATACAGGAAGTGATGGTTTTTTATATAGAGATAAATATCAACATTCAAGCTGGCTCTCGATGATGGAAAATAGGCTAGGGGTGGCAAGGGAGTTGTTGAGGGAAAATGGAGTTTTTTTTGTGAGTATTGATGATAATGAAGTAAACAATTTAAGAATTATAACGTCTGCATCATTTAAAGAAATTGAAATTATAAAAGTCAAAATGAGGGAGCCATCACGGCAATTAGCTCAAAAATCGTTATTCCAGAAATCAATAGAATATTGCTTATCCCTTTCAAAAGGAACTAAACCATCTATTCAACTTCGTAGAATAGAATATGAATTTAAAGAGTACAGATACAAAATTATTGAAAAAACTAAGCCTAATAGAGTATTTAACATAGGCAAGTATAAAATAGAAGAATTTTTACCTGGTCAGTATGAAATTCTAGAAATATCTGATATAAAAGACCCTTGGATAGCAAAAGCTATATCAATCAGGGGAAAGATCAAAACCGCACAATTTACAGGCAAATTCTATGAGGAAAATTTAAGACCTTTTTTTGAAAAGGAAAAAAATTATGACGTTCTTTATAAAGTATATGGAATAGGCGATGATGGTTTTGGTTTTAGATATATAAAAAATCCAAGTCAAAAAACAATAAATGCAGTATATTATCAAGGAGTACCAATTAATGTTAGAAAGTCATTAGATAATCCGATAAAAGAAATTTCATATTACGATTATTATGATTTTGAAAAGGAAATGAATAACGAAAGTAAATTTATTAGAGATATGGAATTGATACCCATTATCTCAATAAAACCCGTTGAGTTTATAGAATTCCTATTAAGCATGGTTAAAACAAATAAAGAAAATATTATTTTAGATTTTTTTGCTGGTTCGGGTACAACAGCTCACGCTGTTATGAAACTTAATAAAAAAGATGGAAACAAGAGAAAGTTTATTCTTGTAGAAATGGCAGATTACTTTGATACAGTTATTATTCCAAGAATTAAGAAGATAGCTTGTTCTTTTAATTGGGAAGATGGACATCCCCAAGATACAAATGGACCCGGAGTATTTTTCAAATACCACATTCTTGAGCAATACGAAGACACACTGGATAACATTGCACTTATAGAAAATCAAAAAATAGAAGACCTTTTCAAAGATGAGTATCTTTTGAAATACTTTCTTGATTATGAAACAAAAGAAAGTCCATGTCTTCTAAACATTGAAAATCTAAAGAAACCTTTTGATTATAAACTTAAAGTCAATCTTCAAGAGGTAGGTGAACCAAGAGAACAAATAATAGATATTCCAGAAACTTTTAACTATTTTTTAGGAATAAAGATCAACAAAATAAAAACAAGAGAAAACAATAATAGAAAGTACATGTTTATTGGTGGCGAGAAAGAAGGGAAACATGTTGCTATTGTTTGGAGAGAATACGATGATTTTTGGAGTAACGATGATTTTAAGAAAGATAAAGAATTTATTATTCAAGAGCTTGACCCTTGGGCACCGCAGATTCTCTATATAAACGGGCAGAGCGTTTTAACTCCTCAACTTGGAAGACATACAGTAGAAATTCGTTACATTGAACCAGAATTTAAGAAAATGATAGAGTGA
- a CDS encoding c-type cytochrome: MKKNFYKGVLLGIASLFLSSSLFAQDAMKEGKKFYDMNCAACHQPTGTGVPGVYPPLSGTKIVNGGSKRVVAIILNGLQGPFKVDGTQYNGVMQPWKAILSDDRIAAVATYIRQSWGNKGTPVTVEQVKAAREEYKSRTAPLSEADVNAIPDEDIKP, encoded by the coding sequence ATGAAAAAAAATTTTTACAAAGGTGTTCTTCTCGGTATAGCCTCTCTTTTTTTAAGTTCTTCTCTCTTTGCTCAAGACGCGATGAAAGAAGGGAAAAAATTTTATGATATGAATTGTGCGGCTTGCCATCAACCTACGGGAACAGGGGTTCCTGGAGTGTATCCTCCTTTGTCTGGAACGAAAATCGTCAATGGAGGATCAAAAAGAGTTGTGGCTATTATTCTTAATGGTCTCCAAGGACCTTTTAAAGTAGATGGCACCCAATACAATGGGGTTATGCAACCCTGGAAAGCCATATTATCTGACGACCGTATTGCTGCAGTGGCTACTTATATAAGGCAATCTTGGGGAAATAAAGGAACACCGGTAACTGTCGAACAAGTTAAGGCTGCCAGGGAGGAATATAAATCAAGAACAGCTCCCCTCAGTGAAGCGGATGTTAATGCCATTCCTGACGAAGATATTAAGCCTTAA